The Caenorhabditis elegans chromosome II genome has a segment encoding these proteins:
- the T05H10.1 gene encoding Ubiquitin carboxyl-terminal hydrolase 47 (Confirmed by transcript evidence), whose translation MVRVEDSNGADTDTNPEGESSGYVRLAGNGLPGGEQQQASSSGVAAAPSVDSSPGRSVPLAIASSSSPANVANNQYAIPVDENGHRYVGLVNQAMTCYLNSLVQSLYMTPEFRNAMYDWEYVQQPAHIKEQRKKAEQSIPCQLQKLFLLLQTSENDSLETKDLTQSFGWTSNEAYDQHDVQELCRLMFDALEHKWKGTEHEKLIQDLYRGTMEDFVACLKCGRESVKTDYFLDLPLAVKPFGAIHAYKSVEEALTAFVQPELLDGSNQYMCENCKSKQDAHKGLRITQFPYLLTIQLKRFDFDYNTMHRIKLNDKMTFPDVLDLNDYVNKEKRSTTSSAWQQIGKNKSENEEDDMELGSPNPKRCTPGVQSPNRYQGSENVCVGQPIDHAAVDDIVKTSGDNVYELFSVMVHSGNAAGGHYFAYIKNLDQDRWYVFNDTRVDFATPLEIEKSFGGHPSGWNQSNTNAYMLMYRRIDPKRNARFILSNQLPQHIKDSQEKWKRLEREAEDERLRKLSLIQVYVTINYPFPSVVTLPDKKQLDLTPQKYQIAEDFGEYKTEISREMPIKNVFNHAFEFFNERARAYNLPFTKNSARLIYVEHGSLMMDFKSKADMDKKLRSVFNVNHGEPGSMYGVHFILDVRIASSFFPVDIKNKITIKVQRVDIGKKTTANELIVVVDANEKMIKVKSWIGGQFRDDIHGVLNARVVLEVASSRCEFMMIDVSHNATEFGSLIQQYVGHTTPTLYYDGGLNTMVTKESQEATLADRKLPFDKSVMYHILDRKCFSTMVKVRLPSQEEIEKAASTKNAYQGPTWAETIAIMKEEDRLWNEPRAAVEVMSTVSRTDTTDHALVADTDDEPIPSGRGSTASMRSVSMDDIDADIGISGSLCNNTPQMSPCVSEGDDADESQLDGKSQLMSDYMQKTSPDFYYNRDPQNHLNKNLKIALGDETPSESLSAVSSGQSTLVPSTSNQALSSMTRSDEAVDGKIVTVFSHENFHKLDVDSRMRVLEFKKWVAEQLEMDKDQFVIVKHASDDGSDSGYEANFMDDETVSGAFQSCFISIKLRAPLKSDEKMMQIILFDILENLRENWKPLFELPVSQSTVIGDVLLQCLRMYKEVYGEELTPKMVRLRELGGSGVGTGRAVLNPNDTLEKRSYNWCSHLYLQIITDEAMIGKPGEPIMVRRFRPSTVEVNPTHEVLVDANAENPVVSFVEALSKISGIPVERLAITDLKEFNWQKWPYLKSRLDMLENKVNFTKDLQVTYPLPREFLDKVGSRVLYYKDSDEEAKVLSEDERKQIKIKENGQSANANRRKERPLRIQMSSVCEA comes from the exons ATGGTACGGGTCGAGGACTCGAACGGCGCAGATACAGATACCAATCCAGAAGGTGAATCCTCAGGTTATGTCCGTTTGGCTGGCAACGGACTTCCTGGCGGCGAGCAACAACAAGCAAGCTCTTCAGGGGTAGCTGCGGCACCATCTGTCGATAGCAGCCCTGGGCGATCAGTTCCGTTGGCTATTGCTTCGTCATCATCACCGGCCAATGTAGCAAATAATCAATATGCGATTCCAGTCGATGAAAACGGACACAGATATGTCGGTCTTGTGAACCAG GCAATGACTTGTTATTTGAACAGTCTTGTGCAATCTCTCTACATGACTCCGGAATTTCGAAATGCTATGTACGATTGGGAATATGTTCAACAGCCAGCCCATATTaaagaacaaagaaaaaaggcCGAACAGAGTATTCCATGTcaacttcaaaaactattcCTACTGCTTCAGACATCTGAAAATGACTCCCTGGAAACGAAAGATCTAACGCAAAGTTTTGGATGGACATCGAATGAAGCATACGATCAGCATGATGTTCAGGAACTTTGCCGTCTTATGTTCGATGCTTTGGAACACAAATGGAAAGGCACCGAACATGAGAAGCTTATTCAAGATTTGTACAGAGGAACCATGGAAGACTTTGTAGCATGCCTCAAATGTGGACGAGAGAGTGTCAAGACGGATTACTTTCTTGATCTACCGTTAGCTGTTAAACCATTTGGCGCAATACATGCATACAAAAGTGTCGAAGAAGCGTTGACTGCGTTTGTTCAACCAGAACTTCTTGATGGATCAAACCAATACATgtgtgaaaattgcaaaagcaAGCAGGATGCTCATAAAGGACTTCGAATTACTCAGTTCCCATATCTCCTCACAATTCAATTAAAACGTTTTGATTTCGATTACAATACAATGCATCGTATTAAATTAAACGACAAAATGACTTTCCCTGATGTTTTGGATTTGAACGACTATGTAAACAAAGAGAAGCGATCGACAACATCATCAGCTTGGCAACAGATTGGAAAGAATAAATCAGAAAACGAAGAAGATGATATGGAATTAGGATCACCCAATCCAAAAAGATGCACTCCGGGAGTTCAATCTCCAAATCGTTACCAAGGAAGTGAGAATG TATGTGTTGGCCAGCCGATTGATCACGCAGCAGTGGACGATATAGTAAAAACAAGCGGAGATAATGTGTACGAGTTGTTTTCTGTAATGGTTCATTCTGGAAATGCTGCTGGGGGACATTACTTTGCATATATCAAAAATCTGGACCAGGATAGGTGGTACGTTTTCAACGATACGCGAGTGGATTTTGCAACCCCTTTGGAGATTGAGAAGAGCTTCGGTGGTCATCCGAGTGGTTGGAATCAATCGAATACTAATGCCTATATGCTAATGTATCGCAgg aTTGATCCGAAGAGAAACGCTCGATTTATTTTGAGCAATCAACTACCACAACACATAAAGGATTCTCAAGAAAAGTGGAAGAGACTTGAACGAGAGGCGGAAGATGAAAGACTCCGAAAACTGAGCCTTATTCAAGTATATGTTACCATCAACTATCCATTCCCATCAGTTGTCACACTCCCAGATAAGAAGCAACTCGATTTGACTCCACAAAAATATCAGATTGCTGAAGATTTTGGTGAATACAAGACTGAAATATCACGAGAGATGCCgatcaaaaatgtgttcaatCACGCATTCGAGTTTTTCAATGAGCGTGCTCGAGCCTACAACTTGccattcacaaaaaattctgcTCGTCTAATTTATGTTGAGCATGGTAGCCTGATGATGGATTTCAAATCAAAAGCAGACATGGACAAGAAGTTACGAAGTGTTTTCAATGTCAATCACGGAGAGCCTGGATCAATGTATGGAGTTCACTTCATTCTTGATGTTCGTATTGCTTCATCGTTCTTCCCAGTCGACATTAAAAACAAGATCACAATCAAAGTGCAACGCGTCGACATTGGTAAAAAGACGACTGCAAATGAGTTGATTGTCGTTGTAGATGCTAATGAGAAGATGATTAAAGTAAAATCGTGGATAGGAGGTCAATTTCGAGATGATATTCATGGGGTTTTAAATGCTCGTGTGGTTCTTGAAGTTGCTTCGTCAAGATGCGAGTTCATGATGATTGACGTTAGTCATAACGCAACGGAATTTGGAAGTCTGATACAGCAATATGTTGGACACACTACGCCTACG ctatatTACGATGGTGGATTAAATACAATGGTCACGAAAGAATCTCAAGAAGCAACGCTAGCTGATCGAAAGCTACCGTTCGACAAATCGGTTATGTATCATATTCTTGACAGAAAATGTTTCTCAACAATGGTGAAAGTTCGTTTGCCATCACAAGAGGAGATTGAAAAAGCAGCGTCTACTAAAAATGCTTATCAAGGTCCAACTTGGGCCGAGACAATTGCCATAATGAAGGAAGAGGACAGACTTTGGAATGAGCCGCGAGCTGCTGTAGAAGTAATGTCAACTGTCTCGAGAACCGACACTACTGATCATGCACTTGTG GCGGACACTGACGATGAGCCAATTCCTTCCGGAAGAGGTTCAACTGCTTCTATGCGTTCCGTCAGCATGGATGATATTGATGCTGATATTGGAATATCTGGAAGCTTATGCAATAATACTCCACAAATGTCCCCATGTGTATCAGAAGGCGATGACGCTGACGAAAGTCAATTAGATGGGAAGTCTCAGTTGATGAGTGATTACATGCAGAAGACAAGTCCTGATTTCTATTACAATCGAGATCCACAAAATCATTTGAACAAGAACTTGAAAATAGCACTTGGAGATGAAACACCATCAGAATCCTTGTCAGCTGTGAGTAGCGGACAATCCACACTGGTTCCTTCAACTTCGAATCAAGCTTTGTCAAGTATGACACGATCCGATGAAGCTGTTGATGGGAAGATTGTGACTGTATTTTCTCATGAAAACTTTCACAAACTTGATGTCGATAGTCGAATGCGAGTTCTAGAGTTCAAAAAGTGGGTAGCTGAACAATTGGAGATGGACAAAGATCAGTTTGTCATAGTTAAGCATGCATCTGATGATGGATCCGACAGTGGATATGAAGCTAATTTCATGGATGATGAGACTGTTTCTGGGGCCTTTCAGTCATGTTTCATTTCGATCAAACTACGCGCACCATTAAAAAGCGATGAAAAAATGATGCAGATTATTCTATTCGACATTCTAGAAAATCTgcgagaaaattggaaaccaTTATTTGAACTTCCCGTGTCTCAAAGTACAGTTATTGGAGATGTTCTTCTGCAATGTCTGCGTATGTACAAGGAGGTTTATGGAGAAGAATTGACTCCAAAAAT GGTTCGTCTGCGCGAGTTGGGTGGATCGGGAGTTGGAACTGGAAGAGCAGTACTAAATCCTAATGATACATTAGAAAAACGATCTTATAACTGGTGTTCTCATCTATATCTGCAAATCATAACTGATGAAGCAATGATTGGAAAACCTGGCGAGCCGATCATGGTTCGAAGATTCCGCCCGTCTACCGTTGAAGTCAATCCTACACACGAAGTTCTAGTTGATGCAAATGCCGAGAACCCAGTTGTATCATTTGTGGAAgcattgtcaaaaatttcggGAATTCCGGTGGAACGTCTTGCAATTACTGAt ctgaaagaATTCAATTGGCAGAAATGGCCGTACTTGAAGAGTCGCCTCGATATGCTTGAAaacaa AGTTAACTTCACGAAAGACCTCCAAGTGACTTATCCACTTCCCCGAGAATTCTTAGACAAGGTCGGAAGTCGAGTTCTATACTACAAAGATTCTGATGAAGAGGCAAAAGTTCTGTCAGAGGATGAGcgtaaacaaattaaaatcaaagaaaacgGGCAATCTGCAAACGCAAATCGTAGAAAGGAACGACCGCTTCGAATTCAAATGAGCAGCGTCTGTGAAGCTTAA